The following coding sequences are from one Triticum dicoccoides isolate Atlit2015 ecotype Zavitan chromosome 4A, WEW_v2.0, whole genome shotgun sequence window:
- the LOC119287429 gene encoding pirin-like protein: MPRHSAASPIYTALARLANFNSGRRVLLASRKTSSSSARSSAKTRPFLCLAVLLLLILVVTAVFLFPPAIMSSSSSSAAAAASVPFQSPRKVVKKVLSLSQSEGQGATVRRSIGGHEVRNLDPFLLLDEFSVSKPAGFPDHPHRGFETVTYMLDGVFTHQDFSGHTGTIRTGDVQWMTAGRGIVHSEMPAADGVQKGLQLWINLASKDKMIEPRYQELESKDISQAEKDGVAVRIIAGEAFGVRSPVYTRTPTMYMDFTMQPGSQLHQPIPEGWNAFVYIIEGEGVFGKEGAAPASAHHCLVLGAGDGLSVWNRSGAPLRFALAAGQPLNEPVVQQGPFVMNSRAQIQQAMEDYYYGRNGFEKASQWSST, encoded by the exons ATGCCAAGGCACTCTGCGGCTTCCCCTATTTATACGGCACTCGCTCGCCTCGCCAATTTCAACAGCGGCCGCCGCGTCCTCCTCGCCTCCAGAAAGACGAGCTCCAGCTCTGCTAGAAGTAGCGCCAAGACCAGACCTTTTCTGTGCCTCGCCGTGTTGCTCCTGCTGATTCTTGTTGTGACCGCCGTCTTCTTGTTCCCACCAGCCATCATGTCTTCGTCttcctcgtcggcggcggcggccgcgtccGTGCCGTTTCAGAGCCCGAGGAAGGTGGTGAAGAAGGTGCTGTCCTTGTCCCAGTCcgagggccagggcgccaccgtccgccggagcatcgGCGG GCACGAGGTCCGGAACCTGGACCCGTTCCTCCTGCTCGACGAGTTCTCCGTCTCCAAGCCCGCTGGATTCCCCGACCACCCCCACCGGGGCTTCGAGACCGTCACCTACATGCTCGAT GGGGTGTTCACCCACCAGGACTTCTCCGGACACACGGGCACCATCAGGACCGGAGATGTGCAG TGGATGACGGCGGGGCGCGGCATCGTGCACTCAGAGATGCCTGCGGCGGACGGAGTGCAGAAGGGCCTGCAGCTCTGGATCAACCTTGCCTCCAAGGACAAGAT GATCGAGCCACGGTACCAGGAGCTCGAGAGCAAGGACATCAGCCAGGCCGAGAAGGACGGCGTGGCGGTGCGGATCATCGCTGGGGAGGCCTTCGGGGTACGGTCACCGGTCTACACGCGGACGCCAACCATGTACATGGACTTCACAATGCAACCAGGGTCGCAGCTCCACCAGCCAATCCCTGAGGGCTGGAACGCCTTCGTGTACATCATCGAGGGGGAGGGCGTGTTCGGTAAGGAGGGTGCAGCGCCGGCGAGCGCGCACCACTGCCTCGTGCTTGGCGCGGGGGATGGGCTCAGCGTCTGGAATCGGTCCGGCGCACCGCTGCGGTTCGCGCTGGCGGCAGGGCAGCCGCTGAACGAGCCGGTGGTGCAGCAGGGGCCCTTCGTCATGAACTCGCGTGCCCAGATCCAGCAGGCCATGGAGGACTACTACTACGGCCGCAACGGTTTCGAGAAGGCCAGCCAGTGGAGCTCCACCTGA